In one Myxocyprinus asiaticus isolate MX2 ecotype Aquarium Trade chromosome 1, UBuf_Myxa_2, whole genome shotgun sequence genomic region, the following are encoded:
- the LOC127430823 gene encoding rho GTPase-activating protein 6-like isoform X5, translating into MLGQSLRLQPVPIQSLSELERARLQEVALYHLEKRDLDFKIGIPREIRKRRKSLRRKFDSFSKEKKERENASKAFGIPLTQVIANDRAHKQRQDALKESRRDCLDLEASVLRFRAEKWQHNGNRQLCNTVLTPGAASSPAVEGHSKSLSSAFMDNTSRTHRRGGLSVDSISDLVESQSRLLEALQLSHPNELELKKTSAGLTQAKLSLNPIYRQVPRVVERCCNHIQTYGLQTLGIFRVGSSKKRVRQLREDFDSGIDVMLDEEHSVHDVAALLKEFLRDMPDPLLPRELYRAFLHVNLLRGADQLTYLQQLLYLLPPCNCDTLLRLLTLLHTVQENAQNSTGPNKEEISGNKMTAANLAVIFGPNLLQKERGSERELSPQALGIEDSTAVISVTLLLIQNHKRLFTVSAELQQEVLMSLIQTDPDVIDYLLRRKVSSSGCPIMETESDGRRDTQVSLDSVSQSSDDFLFPETSAIGSLSSEVFLNALHLNTNRKRSPEAPAKSIGQIRQFHSHHNLLSLAQPSLNAQSDNTEFQESRHGGSRQTWSEERLHFSLVRQDSGSQPQSPREKGIWVRQNSNASSTTSDDSKPSNFWDFFTGKVSGSETIIPVVRSPSLQNFFNNQSQCEKK; encoded by the exons agattCGTAAGAGGAGGAAATCACTAAGGAGAAAGTTTGACTCCttttcaaaagaaaagaaagaacgaG AGAATGCATCCAAGGCCTTTGGTATCCCTCTCACCCAAGTAATCGCAAATGACCGGGCTCACAAGCAACGGCAGGATGCATTGAAAGAGAGTCGTCGGGACTGTCTGGACCTTGAGGCCAGTGTACTACGCTTccgtgctgaaaaatggcagcaCAATGGAAACCGGCAGCTGTGCAATACAGTCTTAACACCTGGTGCTGCCTCCTCACCGGCAGTGGAGGGCCACAGCAAATCTCTATCGTCAGCGTTCATGGATAACACCTCACGGACACACAGACGG GGAGGGTTGTCTGTAGACTCCATCTCTGATCTGGTTGAGAGTCAGTCCAGATTACTAGAAGCTCTGCAGCTGTCTCACCCCAATGAGCTGGAGTTGAAGAAGACTTCAGCTGGTCTTACACAGGCCAAGCTGAGTCTCAACCCCATCTATAGACAAGTCCCCAGAGTGGTGGAGCGCTGCTGTAACCACATTCAGACTTACG gATTACAAACTTTGGGAATTTTCCGTGTAGGCAGCTCCAAAAAGAGAGTTCGTCAG cttCGTGAGGACTTTGATAGTGGGATAGATGTCATGCTAGACGAGGAACACAGCGTTCATGATGTGGCTGCATTACTGAAGGAGTTCCTGAGGGACATGCCTGACCCACTATTGCCGCGAGAACTCTACCGTGCTTTCCTGCACGTTAACT TGTTGAGAGGGGCTGATCAGTTGACGTACCTGCAGCAGTTATTGTACCTGTTGCCGCCCTGCAATTGTGATACTCTACTGAGGCTCCTCACCCTTCTACATACAGTACAGGAAAACGCACAGAACTCTACTGGCCCCAACAAGGAGGAG ATCTCAGGTAATAAGATGACGGCAGCCAACCTGGCAGTGATCTTTGGGCCCAACCTCCTACAGAAGGAGAGAGGATCAGAGAGAGAGCTTAGTCCTCAAGCTTTGGGCATAGAGGATAGTACAGCCGTCATCTCTGTCACCCTGCTGCTCATCCAGAACCACAAACGCCTCTTTACG GTGTCTGCTGAGCTCCAGCAGGAGGTGCTAATGAGCCTCATTCAGACAGACCCTGATGTCATTGACTATCTGCTGCGCAGGAAAGTCAG TAGTAGTGGTTGTCCGATAATGGAAACAGAGTCTGATGGAAGGAGGGACACACAGGTGTCTCTGGACTCTGTGAGTCAGTCCAGTGATGACTTTCTCTTCCCAGAGACATCTGCAATTGGAAGCTTGAGCAGTGAGGTTTTCCTCAATGCTCTTCACCTCAACACCAATAGAAAAC gGTCCCCTGAGGCTCCTGCCAAGTCCATTGGCCAAATAAGGCAGTTTCATTCCCACCACAACCTGCTAAGTCTTGCCCAGCCTTCCCTCAATGCCCAGAGTGATAACACTGAGTTCCAAGAGAGTAGACATGGTGGTTCAAGACAGACCTGGTCAGAAGAGCGCCTTCATTTCAGTCTGGTACGGCAGGATAGTGGCTCTCAACCGCAGAGCCCTAGAGAGAAGGGTATCTGGGTCCGACAGAACTCCAATGCCTCATCCACGACGTCAGATGACAGCAAGCCAAGCAACTTCTGGGACTTTTTCACTGGCAAGGTGTCAGGCTCAGAGACTATA ATACCGGTGGTCAGAAGCCCCTCACTGCAAAACTTCTTCAACAACCAATCACAGTGTGAGAAAAAATAA